The window TGATAAATATTCATCACCTGATAATGTGTGCGTTTGTGCGCACGCATATAGttctatatattataatatactAATTAGTAACTTAATACAGTGCTATCCACTCGTTTGGGTCCACTTCACAATTTGACATGAAACCCAACTAACACAATGTACTATTTTCTATGTTGGACATCAATATATAACCATAAATATTGTAACTATATAAGTTTGGACAGTTCATTTGGTCGAGTATAAAACAACAATGTGTACTGAAACTAAGACGTCAAAAATAGCCTCTGACAAAAACATTCCTTGATCTGGTCAaagtgaaagaaagaaaaaccttGAGATGTGACAAATACAATTTGGATGCATTAGTTATATTCTTGTCCACTTGAACACTCattccccacccccacccccttcctcctccctcctccctcctccctctcttcttctctcattgttttattgtgttttttttttcaatcaaatAGTATCTTTATCAAACATCACAATTTATATCCTAGCTAACTAAGTGCATACGTTTTGTGGCAAATGTACCTCTCAAGAGGGATATAAGTGCTACCAAACCTACTTCCACAAATACTTTTGTCATGAAGGTGAAGTGTAATTTTCAACAGAAGCACCAGAAACCTCTTTGTTAGGGAGATGTGCTCGATTCTATTGACTCGTGGCGGGAAGTCAATTATGTCTCGAAATTGGGACAAGATGTCCGTGAAATCTAGAAGGTAAACATGGCTTCCTACATTCTAATTACGAACAAGATGATTTTTCTCATAAGGAAATCTAATTTATGACAAAACCAATAGTAAGATCAAACAGGGACttaagtaaaaaagaaaatctcaTTGTGATCCAGAAGGACGAAATACACAAGATCGAATGCTCAAGAACACAAATTAGGACTTTTCATTCCCATAAGAAAACCCTCCCAAAGGATAGCATTATATTCACCCATAGaacaccaacaaaaaaaatgtaaggTCAGAGACTGCAACTAAGAGGCCACCTATTTCTCTTTCAAAATTAAACTTTATCCTCAACCTTTAGTTCTAATGGTTTGGCAAAAAGAAACCACAAGAAAATCATGTCAGCAAGCACACTATTTCACACTCTACATGCATATGTTGATCATGGATGTACAATTTTATGACGCCTAGCATGTTCATTTGAGGCGTCAACAATTGGTTTAGCATTTCCAAAGTTTAATTTGAAATCTATTTAACAATTAGAAACTTTTGAAGTTTAAATAATCTGAGTTACTTTTAGTTCTACTGCTGGCATTTTCATCCTTAGTTATATGCAGTGGGATAACTTGTAAAACATTAAAGAACTTACACCAACAAAAAAATGCAACCACATAGGTCCTTTTACCCATCTTCGAACAATAGGCATCACTGCACCAAGAGAAAAAATAACAAAGGTATTAGGAAACAAGCTAAGGAGGGAAACATTTAATGAGGATGATGTCCATCCTATCCTATGCCAAcagaataaataaagaaaacactATAACTACATCAAGGTAAGAAGAGAGCAAAGTTATTTTCAACACTCCACCAGGTCGATAAGAGAAGGATGTTTCACATACATTAGAatgaaaaacagaaacaaaattaTAGACATTGAAGCCTAAGAAGAGGCCAAAAAGCAAAATTTATTGCACAATCCTTGTCAAAGCATTTAAGAAGTTTATGCAAATAATTTTTACAAAAGAAAACGAATAATGGATTACCATGGTTGAATCCATAAAAAGCACTTGCTGTGCCACCAACAGCCGACCCAATCTGTACCATAAAACCGAAATAAATTTCTCCGACAATCGATAGACCATATATTGAATTTGAGATGCAGGAGGCAGATAAAattagaaaagaagaaaagaatacCATGGAAAAGCTATCCCTAATAAGAGGTGCAACAGTCCACTCGCTCGTTTCCATCTTCTTAGAAAGAGGACCTGCACAATGATGGCATCTCATGCCAGTACTAGTTTCAGGTTTGGAATCGGCCATCGCTCTTTTTCTCTAATAGACAGACTTCTTGAATTTAAACAGGCACCAGATCTTCCTTCACAATGAACGCCTGTAAAAAAGTTCATCattcattaaattaaatatgttATGTTTCTGCCTCCGTCCATGATGATTCCTTAGGCCTTTCAAACAAAATACAACagcaacaaagccttttcccactaagtggggatttcgttctggattccttatcataaggattcgacgtaacctaGGAGTACCGGCTAtagactacctgacgccctccccctcctcctttatccaggcttgggaccggcaatgtaagataaacccttttcaaacaaaataaatcTAAGAAATTTGAACCTCAATCCAGCTATTGCTAATTTTCTGTACAAGAATCAAACTATCAGATACAACCAGAAAGGTGACGACATTTGAGATTTCTACCTGCCACTCTGAATGAGGAGCGGGGTCGCCGCTGACTCAATCAGATATTCAGATGGCTCTGCTCACGGGGTTGGGTCATGCTGTGCTGCCACgtttgttttactttgtgttttttttgttgttgcctTTGCCAAATCGataatcacaaggaagatcacAAGCTCTGTGTTTGGGGTTTCTCCACCTCCAGAGAAAGAAGCAACTCTGGAATCGGAATTGTTCGGGTTCACAAGCTCTGCGCACTTCTTTTCATGTATAATCTCtgtaaaattaaatttgaaaggTAATAACCATGTATTCGTTAGTATGAGTCGGATTAAGGACGTTTAATCCCCATAATTATATTCAGAAACAACGCTCCATGGAAAAGGTCGATAGAGATTTATTACCACAAGATTTGTATCATGAATTTCCAAATATGCAAAGAAGCACACAAATGCCCAGGGTGTCACAATTAACATGGAATATGGATACGAAAATGTCAAGAAATCATACTAAAATACAATTCTGCAAAATCTTTCAAAAATACAGAACCTAGAATTAACATACTAAAAGAAGTTCCCGAAGCCGAAGGTCCTTGCACTCTACACCCAATCCAGCAATGCTGAGAATTAGTTACTATATAACCATCCAGCTGACACTCAACTCAACTAACCACTTATCCAAAATGATGGGATCGGTCCTAAACCATTTTTATGCCAATGATTTTTATCCAGAGGAAATGAACAACCCCATAACATATATGAAAATCATTTGCTTCCTCGCCAATTGGATCCTTAAGAAACTCAAATCAAACAAACTAGACCTAGGACACAATACCATCACTTCTTCCTATAACCATTACTATATGGTCTCTAATGCTGCTCATTTAGTCTACTGAATACGATTGATCAAACCCTAAATTGGAAAGCAAACCTGAGCCGGATAACTGATATAATTCAACGCTTCGATCCCCATAGCGGGTCCAATCGTATTAGTAATCCCGGCATAGGTGCTCCTCCAGCATTACTGCTAGACCAAAGCTTTAACACTACTCAAAGAAAACCACATGACAATATTATCGTCCAATTCATTTTTTCAGCTCAAATCAATCCACATTACAAGAAATTCAAGATTTTTCAGAAAGATTAGAACTTATATATGACCAGATTAGACAAACCACATTTTGAGCCAGGTTCAGGAACGCAAACCACAAACAGACCACTTATCAAATACAATTCCCAAGCACAGGTTAAACTAGTGAAACCAACAAAACTAACTTATTTTCTCATAATCATcctattttcccagaaaattgaaattttccatggaaaaatcaagaaaaagaaaaagtaaaacccaaaaaaaaaaaaaatcaaagatctACAGAAAGCAAGATCGAACCTGGAACCTGGAACCTGGAACCTGGAGATGCAGAGCTTTGAGTTCCACTCCGTGGAGAAGAGAAAACAGAGGCTAAgggagaggatgaggaggaaggttGCGAGAGAACTGGGAGAAAGAAGGCAGCGGCagagaagatggaaagaagattAGATGGAATTTTAGGGTCTGTTTATAATTTAGATGgtgtaaatattaaaaaagatgAGGGGTATTTTTGCcttaaaattttataattgtGTGCTCCACgggtggaacgagtcgttcccaAGGTAGGGGTGGAACGGAAAACCCCCAAATTTCGTTTCGTGGGACAGCGTGTCCCATTGTGGCATTGTCTTTGGCGCGCTAAATGTGGGACGAGCGTGTTCCGTCCCAGTGTGTAAAGTCTCATCTCACGTACTAAACGGTAccttaggtaccgtttggtatgcagacgggacggaacgggatgggacgggacgggacggaacaggatggaacagatgatgtaaatattgaaaaagataaggagaaattttgtcataaaatgttataaatttgtgttccacgaatgtggaacgggtcgttccagggggaagaggcggaacgaaaaatcagccaaatttcgtcccatgggacaacccgttccacagtttttaggcgcaccaaacgtggaacGGAATGGCTAGtctcgttccgtcccgtcccgtcccgtcccacgtaccaaacggtaccttaggtatcgtttggtaagcagacgggacggaacagaacAGAACGGGACGGGataggacgggacggaacggaaagGGAGCAAAGATGTCATTGGATGGAaacaatgaggaagaagaatgaGACATAGATGTTATAATTTTATGTTCCACATATATGGAACGAGTCGTTTCAGAGGGTGAGGCgaaacgaaaattcacccaaaattcgtcccgtggaacagcgcgttccatccgttttaggcgcaccaaacatgGGACGAAACGTCTCGTCTCATTCCGTTCCATcctacgtaccaaacggtaccttaggGAGATGTCAACCAATTAGGCTTGTGAAATTGGCCGCAGCAGAATTGAGCTCGACTGGGACGGGGCCGGGCCTTGAGTATTTCAGTGGGCTGGCTGGGACTAGGCTTTGAGTTCTTGTATGGTGGGTACAACACTTTGGGGCAAAACTTTACAGTGAAAATTTTCCAATAACCAGTATTCAAGCGAGTACTTTACTTGTCATAAAATAAGTGAAGCGACATAGAAAAATATACCTCTTTTTGTATTATGACATGTAAAATACCGCTTGAATACCTAGTAATTGAAAAAATCCTTCTTTTTTCTGACCCTTTGATGATTTTTAGCTCCTTTTTTTGGGATCGTGAAAGCATTGCATTGAAATATCATCTATTTTTTTAGGGATCATGAAAACGTTAGTTGAGTTCAAGTATTGTTTGGGGACTGAAGTTGTTAGATCATATAATATGACAACGTTTTATCTCAAGAGAAGAAGTAGGCCCTCGATTTGTCAACAAAAATTGCTTGTTGGACTACAGGTACTCCAGTTGATCCTAAACACAAATTGGCATGTGGGGAGATTCATCTATTTGTGTCATACCTAGTCTGATAATGGCTTATGCAGCTAGTGTGATGACTAAACGACCGTCGTTCCAAATGAATTTTTTCATGATGATAAGAAAATAAACGTCTGCAATTATGTAATTTTGTAGAATGAAAATACAATAATCGCCAAAGATGAATAAGTGGCAT is drawn from Malus domestica chromosome 14, GDT2T_hap1 and contains these coding sequences:
- the LOC103424215 gene encoding uncharacterized protein; the protein is MADSKPETSTGMRCHHCAGPLSKKMETSEWTVAPLIRDSFSMIGSAVGGTASAFYGFNHVMPIVRRWVKGPMWLHFFVGAPPVIVFSSACAGLAGGAVPALAQLASSSYRAVVSPSSLPPTCQDEKMHKSRTSSIL